The proteins below come from a single Saccharopolyspora sp. SCSIO 74807 genomic window:
- a CDS encoding DNA-formamidopyrimidine glycosylase family protein, which translates to MPEGHTLHRLARLHDARFGGHRVRVLSPQGRFAASASEVDGSVLERAEAHGKHLFHCYGPGIVHVHLGLYGKFTEIPLPPEQPRGQVRMRIVGPDCATDLRGPTACELITPEEVAALRARLGPDPLRADAEPDRAWQRIERSRTPIAALLLDQKVIAGAGNVYRAEVLFRHGIAPYTPGRELGARRWKLVWHDLVELMAGGVRTGRIDTVRPEHEPEAMGRPPRQDRHGGEVYVYRRAGAPCLICATPVVTADLSGRNLYWCPTCQA; encoded by the coding sequence ATGCCCGAAGGTCACACGTTGCACCGGCTCGCGCGGCTGCACGATGCGCGGTTCGGCGGGCACCGGGTGCGAGTGCTCAGCCCGCAGGGCCGATTCGCCGCCAGTGCGTCCGAAGTGGACGGTTCGGTGCTGGAGCGCGCCGAGGCGCACGGCAAGCACCTCTTCCACTGCTACGGCCCCGGAATCGTGCACGTGCACCTCGGGTTGTACGGGAAGTTCACCGAAATCCCGCTGCCGCCGGAACAGCCGCGCGGCCAAGTTCGGATGCGGATCGTCGGCCCGGATTGCGCGACGGATCTGCGCGGCCCCACGGCCTGCGAACTGATCACGCCGGAGGAAGTCGCGGCGCTGCGCGCCCGCCTCGGCCCGGACCCGTTGCGCGCGGACGCCGAACCGGACCGCGCGTGGCAGCGGATCGAGCGCTCCCGCACGCCGATCGCCGCGTTGCTGCTGGATCAGAAGGTCATCGCGGGCGCGGGCAACGTCTACCGCGCCGAAGTCCTGTTCCGGCACGGCATCGCGCCCTACACGCCCGGCCGGGAATTGGGCGCGCGGCGGTGGAAGCTCGTCTGGCACGACCTGGTCGAGCTGATGGCCGGCGGCGTGCGGACCGGGCGGATCGACACGGTCCGGCCGGAGCACGAGCCGGAGGCGATGGGGCGCCCGCCGCGGCAGGACCGGCACGGTGGCGAGGTCTACGTCTACCGGCGAGCCGGTGCGCCTTGCCTGATCTGTGCGACACCGGTGGTCACCGCGGACCTCTCCGGCCGCAACCTCTACTGGTGCCCCACCTGCCAGGCCTGA
- a CDS encoding 2'-5' RNA ligase family protein: protein MTDLPHADQVRNHARWRPGWHSGRTSYAWLLPFADQPGLRHLVNQYQYAMRDLPGFDLVPLEWMHILVQEVGFTDEVPQERLDGLVDTARRRLTGFAPLSLAFHRAVVLPESLSLPAEPQTTLLELRAALREATAEVVGAEQLPGEPEEVDRHISLAYSTTDGPAIFAVATLSGTDVDPTTAKAGAVSLVRLNRDHSCSEWETVAEVPLGA, encoded by the coding sequence GTGACCGACTTGCCGCACGCCGACCAGGTCCGCAACCACGCCCGCTGGCGGCCGGGATGGCACTCCGGCCGCACCAGCTACGCGTGGCTGCTGCCGTTCGCCGACCAGCCCGGGCTGCGCCACCTGGTGAACCAGTACCAGTACGCCATGCGGGACCTGCCGGGTTTCGACCTCGTCCCGCTGGAATGGATGCACATCCTGGTGCAGGAGGTCGGCTTCACCGACGAGGTGCCGCAGGAACGGCTGGACGGGCTGGTGGACACCGCGCGCAGGCGGCTCACCGGTTTCGCGCCGCTGTCGCTGGCGTTCCACCGCGCCGTGGTGCTGCCCGAGTCGCTGTCGCTGCCCGCCGAGCCGCAGACCACGCTGCTGGAACTGCGCGCGGCGCTGCGCGAGGCGACCGCGGAAGTGGTCGGCGCCGAGCAGCTCCCGGGCGAACCGGAAGAGGTAGACCGGCACATCAGCCTCGCGTACTCCACCACGGACGGTCCCGCGATCTTCGCCGTGGCCACGCTCAGCGGCACCGACGTCGACCCGACCACGGCCAAAGCCGGCGCCGTCTCGCTGGTGCGGCTGAACCGGGATCACTCCTGCTCCGAGTGGGAGACCGTGGCCGAGGTACCGCTCGGCGCCTGA
- a CDS encoding MDR family MFS transporter: MRRLEYKWLVGITFVLGLIMQILDMTVLNVALATLGREFHVGEATLQWVLTGYLISLAVFVPASGWIADRYGGKRTFQLAVVVFTAASVLCGLATEIWMLIGARILQGVGGGMLVPVGQAMLFRAFPAHERAKASAVLSVPITIAPMLGPLIGGALVEFASWRWIFFINVPVGGLALLAAVLFLKEEQQSRPGRFDLPGFVLAGSGLATLLVGLDQGAQTGWGKPSVWGTLIVAAVLLSGLVARELRTPEPMLDLRLLGDRLFGTGNGLLLCSTGAIFGALFLLPLYLQNLRGFGPLGSGLVLMPQALSMLATTQLVSRLYTRVGPRPLLLIGFTVLISVGLLLQLLDTATPYWLLTVLLVWLGIGMGLLMTPLQTAAFARISAASMGRASSLFNASRQVATALGTAVGATILVALTESYTSTVDVSVPSAVVQAQMSAYRGAFLASIAFGALGLLLSLRVRNADAADTLRDRSAPSGDHSHPGTTTVR; the protein is encoded by the coding sequence TTGCGACGTCTCGAGTACAAGTGGCTGGTCGGCATCACCTTCGTGCTCGGCCTGATCATGCAGATCCTGGACATGACCGTGCTCAACGTCGCGCTGGCGACGTTGGGCCGCGAATTCCACGTCGGCGAAGCCACCCTGCAGTGGGTGCTCACCGGCTACCTGATCAGCCTCGCCGTGTTCGTGCCCGCATCCGGCTGGATCGCCGACCGCTACGGCGGCAAGCGCACCTTCCAGCTCGCCGTCGTCGTGTTCACCGCCGCCTCCGTGCTTTGCGGACTCGCCACCGAGATCTGGATGCTGATCGGCGCGCGGATCCTGCAAGGCGTCGGCGGCGGGATGCTCGTGCCCGTCGGCCAAGCCATGCTCTTCCGCGCCTTCCCGGCGCACGAACGCGCCAAAGCCTCCGCCGTGCTTTCCGTGCCGATCACCATCGCGCCGATGCTCGGACCGCTGATCGGCGGCGCGCTGGTGGAATTCGCGAGCTGGCGATGGATCTTCTTCATCAACGTCCCGGTGGGCGGGCTCGCGCTGCTCGCGGCGGTGCTGTTCCTGAAGGAGGAACAGCAGTCCCGGCCCGGCAGATTCGACCTGCCCGGGTTCGTGCTGGCCGGCAGCGGCCTGGCCACCCTCCTCGTCGGACTGGATCAAGGCGCCCAGACCGGCTGGGGAAAGCCTTCGGTGTGGGGAACGCTCATCGTCGCCGCGGTACTGCTGAGCGGGCTGGTCGCGCGCGAACTGCGCACCCCGGAACCGATGCTGGACCTGCGCCTGCTCGGCGATCGGCTGTTCGGCACCGGCAACGGGCTGCTGCTGTGCTCCACCGGGGCGATCTTCGGCGCGCTGTTCCTGCTCCCGCTGTACCTGCAGAACCTGCGCGGCTTCGGCCCGCTCGGATCCGGCCTCGTGCTGATGCCGCAGGCGCTGAGCATGCTCGCCACCACCCAGCTCGTCAGCCGCCTCTACACAAGAGTCGGGCCGCGGCCACTGCTGCTCATCGGATTCACCGTGTTGATCAGTGTCGGGCTGCTGCTGCAACTGCTCGACACCGCGACCCCGTACTGGCTGCTGACGGTGCTGCTGGTGTGGCTGGGGATCGGCATGGGACTGCTGATGACGCCGTTGCAGACCGCCGCGTTCGCGCGGATCTCCGCCGCGTCGATGGGCCGGGCCAGCTCGCTGTTCAACGCCAGCAGGCAGGTGGCGACCGCACTCGGAACCGCGGTGGGTGCGACGATTCTGGTGGCATTGACCGAAAGCTACACGTCCACTGTGGATGTCTCGGTGCCGTCGGCGGTGGTGCAGGCGCAGATGTCGGCCTACCGCGGGGCGTTCCTCGCCTCGATCGCCTTCGGTGCGCTGGGATTGCTGCTGTCGTTGCGGGTGCGCAACGCGGACGCGGCGGACACGCTGCGCGATCGGTCGGCGCCGTCCGGTGATCATTCCCACCCGGGCACCACGACCGTGAGATAG
- the tig gene encoding trigger factor: MKSTVEHLSPTRVRINVEVPFDELKPNFDRAYKQLANQVRIPGFRPGKAPARVLESRVGRAPVLDEVVNEAVPEKYLEAVNGSEVRTLGRPEIEVTKIEDGEQVAFTAEVDVRPEITVPAFGELSVTVDDVEASEDEVQQQLDELRARFGTLTGVERPAQQGDFVSIDLSATVDGEEVEDARTSGLSYEIGSGQLIDGIDDALIGASDGDTNTFTSHLLAGEYAGKDAEVTVTLNSVKERHLPEADDEFAQMASEFDTADELMADLRERAARMKRMQQGMQARDKVLDALLETVEVPLPENLVNSEVEAREHDAVHPFDHDEEKFGEWLAQQGQTREQFDAETRQEAEKAVRTQLVLDTIADAEDVSVSDNELTERIIYQAQRFGVSPDQYVQQAQQSGQLGAIYADVRRSKALFSVVRQATVRDESGGSLDLDELFGSETDESGQPEVVPGEAEQKSADAEGDGENAESTAGAKSE, from the coding sequence GTGAAGAGCACCGTCGAGCACCTGAGCCCGACGCGCGTACGGATCAACGTCGAGGTGCCGTTCGACGAGCTCAAGCCGAACTTCGACCGCGCGTACAAGCAGTTGGCGAACCAGGTCCGGATTCCGGGCTTCCGTCCGGGCAAGGCACCGGCCCGGGTGCTGGAGAGCAGGGTGGGCCGCGCGCCCGTGCTCGACGAGGTCGTCAACGAGGCGGTCCCGGAGAAGTACCTGGAGGCCGTGAACGGCAGCGAGGTGCGCACCCTCGGCCGTCCGGAGATCGAGGTCACCAAGATCGAGGACGGCGAGCAGGTCGCGTTCACCGCCGAGGTCGACGTGCGCCCGGAGATCACCGTGCCCGCTTTCGGCGAGCTGTCGGTGACCGTGGACGACGTCGAGGCGTCCGAGGACGAGGTGCAGCAGCAGCTCGATGAGCTGCGCGCCCGCTTCGGCACGTTGACCGGCGTGGAGCGTCCGGCGCAGCAGGGCGACTTCGTCAGCATCGACCTCTCGGCCACCGTCGACGGCGAAGAGGTCGAGGACGCGCGCACCAGCGGGCTGTCCTACGAGATCGGTTCCGGCCAGCTCATCGACGGCATCGACGACGCGCTGATCGGCGCGTCCGATGGCGACACGAACACTTTCACCAGCCATCTGCTGGCGGGCGAGTACGCGGGCAAGGACGCCGAGGTGACGGTCACGCTGAACTCCGTCAAGGAGCGGCACCTGCCGGAGGCCGACGACGAGTTCGCGCAGATGGCCAGCGAGTTCGACACCGCGGACGAGCTGATGGCCGACCTGCGCGAGCGGGCGGCCCGGATGAAGCGGATGCAGCAGGGGATGCAGGCCAGGGACAAGGTCCTGGACGCGCTGCTGGAGACCGTGGAGGTGCCGCTGCCGGAGAACCTCGTCAACTCCGAGGTCGAGGCCCGCGAGCACGACGCGGTGCACCCGTTCGACCACGACGAGGAGAAGTTCGGCGAGTGGCTGGCGCAGCAGGGCCAGACCCGCGAGCAGTTCGACGCCGAGACCCGGCAGGAAGCCGAGAAGGCGGTCCGCACTCAGCTGGTGCTGGACACGATCGCCGATGCCGAGGACGTGTCGGTTTCGGACAACGAGCTGACCGAGCGGATCATCTATCAGGCGCAGCGGTTCGGCGTGAGCCCGGACCAGTACGTGCAGCAGGCCCAGCAGTCCGGCCAGCTCGGCGCGATCTACGCCGACGTGCGGCGCAGCAAGGCGCTGTTCTCGGTGGTCCGGCAGGCGACCGTGCGCGACGAGTCCGGCGGGTCGCTGGATCTGGACGAGTTGTTCGGATCGGAGACCGACGAGTCGGGCCAGCCCGAGGTCGTGCCGGGTGAGGCCGAGCAGAAGTCGGCCGACGCGGAGGGCGACGGCGAGAACGCGGAGTCCACTGCGGGCGCGAAGTCCGAGTGA
- a CDS encoding ATP-dependent Clp protease proteolytic subunit produces the protein MRSTNGLSLNDSVYERLLRERIIVLGSQVEDSIANQICSQLVLLAAEDAERDISLYINSPGGSVTAGMAIYDTMQLIKPDVATVAMGFAASMGQFLLSAGATGKRFALPHSRIMMHQPSAGLGGTASDIAIQADVFTKHKREMAELIAHHTGQDVERIIADSDRDRWFTADEARDYGFVDHIATAANLPS, from the coding sequence ATGCGGTCGACGAACGGGCTCTCGCTCAACGACTCGGTTTACGAGCGGTTGCTGCGGGAGCGGATCATCGTCCTGGGCTCCCAGGTCGAGGATTCCATCGCCAACCAGATCTGCTCGCAGCTCGTCCTGCTGGCGGCCGAGGACGCGGAGCGGGACATCTCGCTCTACATCAACTCGCCGGGTGGCTCGGTCACCGCCGGGATGGCGATCTACGACACGATGCAGTTGATCAAGCCCGATGTGGCGACGGTGGCGATGGGCTTCGCCGCGTCGATGGGCCAGTTCCTGCTCTCCGCGGGCGCCACCGGCAAGCGCTTCGCGCTGCCGCACTCGCGGATCATGATGCACCAGCCTTCGGCGGGCCTCGGTGGCACGGCTTCGGACATCGCGATCCAGGCCGACGTGTTCACCAAGCACAAGCGGGAGATGGCGGAGCTGATCGCGCACCACACCGGTCAGGACGTGGAGCGGATCATCGCCGATTCCGACCGGGACCGTTGGTTCACCGCCGACGAGGCGCGCGACTACGGGTTCGTGGACCACATCGCCACCGCCGCCAACCTGCCGAGCTGA